The Candidatus Aminicenantes bacterium nucleotide sequence CCCGCCTCGAATCCCGGGAGGAGGAGCGGCGGGATGGAAGCCTTCGCTTTCTCTGGACCATCCGCGGCACGGACAGCGGCCGGGACACGAAGGCGATCCTGCTCTTCATCTGCCCACTCGCGGCGGGCCCGGCCGTCCCGCCTGCGGCCGGCCGCAGGCCCGCGGCCGCGGTCATCATCGACGACGCCGGCTACAACCTCGAGCTCGTCCGAGAGCTGGCCGGGATCGGCCGGCCCCTGACAATCGCCATCCTGCCGGACGCTCCACTGGCCGCGGAAACCGCCGCCCTGGCGGCCCGATCGGGCCTGGAAGTCATGCTCCACCTGCCCCTTGAACCGGCCGGCGTCGCGCCCGGCGCCCCCATCGACACGATCCGGTCGGGGATGGACGCGGAAACCATTCGGGCGAAGATGGAAGCCTTCCTGCGCCGGGTACCGGGCGCGCGCGGCGTCAACAACCACACCGGGTCGCGGGCCACCGAGGACGCCGCCGTCATGCTGAGCATCCTCGAGGTGGTCAAGGCGCACGGCCTGTATTTCGTCGACAGCCGAACGACCCGGGGCAGCGTCGCCTACACGGCGGCCCGGGCCTTGGCCGTACCGGCGGCCGAGCGCCGGGTCTTTCTCGACCAGCCACCCGGGAAGGCCACGGTCAAAGCCCGGCTCCGGGAGCTGTTCGCCGCCGCCCGAAAAAAAGGGACGGCGATCGGGATCGGCCATGCCAAGCGGGAGACCGTGGACGCCCTGCGCGAATTCCTGGCCCGGGCCGACGCGGAGGGCGTCGAACTTGTCTTCGCTTCCGCCGTCGTCCGCTGACTGAGCTGTAATTTTCCGTCGTTGCGAGCCCGGCCTTGAGGGCCGGGCGTGGCAATCTCGGCGAGGTTGCTTCGTCCGACGCAGCGTCGTTCTCGCAACGACAGGAAAATTCGCCCCCCCCCGAGCCAAGCACGGGCGGGCGATTAAGGCCGGCCGACCAGGGCCACGACGGCCGTGATGTTGTCCCGACTGCCGGCCTTGTCGGCCGCGCGGACGAGGGCCCGGCAGATGTCCTCGGGATGCTTCTTGCGGCGGAACGGCTTGAGCAGATCTTTGGCTTCCAGCGGACCGAACAGCCCATCGCTCGACAGGAGGAGCCCGTCGCCCGGACGCAGATCCAGGACAAAGGTATCGACAGCCAGCGCCGCGGCGTAGCCGATCGACCGGGTGACCATGTGGCGGAAGGGCGACCGGGAAACATCGGCTTCAGTCAGGAGCCCCGCCCGGGCCTGCTCCGCCGCCCAGGAATGGTCGGCGGTGATTTGCGACGCGGCTTTGTCGCGAACGAAATAGAGCCGGCTGTCGCCTACGTTGGCCGCCGCCGCCCGTTCGCCCGCGATCAGAGCGGCGACCATCGTGGTGCCCATGCCGTTCAAATGCTCGGTCTGCGACGATTGCCGAAACACGCTTTCATTAGCCCGCAGGAAGGCCTCTTCGAGGACGGCCGCAAGGTCGGGGGCGGCGCCGGCCGCGGTCAGCCGCTCGGCCGTGACGGCCCGCAGCGTCTCGATGGCTGCCGCGCTGGCCACTTCGCCGGCGGCGTGCCCGCCGATGCCGTCGGCGACCGCCAAGAGAAAGGCCGGGCCCGGGAGCTCGGCGCAGAGCCAGCTATCCTCGTTGAGGTCGCGCCGGCTGCCGATGTCCGAAAGTCCGGCCATGAGGATGCGCATGAAATTCCTCGTCTAACTTAATCCACCGCCTTCGGCTTTGTCAAACCCCCAAATTCGCAGACATCTACGCAATTAACCCGCTCGATACGCCGGGCGATCAACCGGCGGATCCAAGATCCCGGCGCTCGATCACTACCCGAGAATTGCGTATATGTCTGCGAATTCGTGTACAATAAAGCTTCAGGAGGATTCCATGAACCATCGTTTCCAACCCGCCTTCCGGATAGCGGCGCTGGCCGTCTTGGCCGGCTTGGCCGGCCTGACCTCGGCCTGCAAGCCGCCGACGGCCGATCAGGTCAAGGCTTCGCTCGAAGTCGTCGAAATGCAGACCTCGTGGGTGTCCAAAGAGTACCGGCAATGGCCCGAGCCCAAGCTGGTTCTCGTCCCGCAAGTTCGGTTCCGAGTCAAGAATCTGACCGACAAGCCCCTTCAGTTCATCAATTTCAACGCCATCTTCAAGAAGAAGCTGGATATCGAAAACCTGGGCGACAATTTCCTGGCCACCGTCCGCAAAGCCCCCATCCCGCCCGGCGGGCTGAGCGAAGTCATCACCCTCAAAAGCAACTATGGCGTCGAAGGCCGCACGCTGGAGCACTTCAAAGTCTATCCCCAGATGCTCGATTATGACGTCAAGCTCTACGCCCAATTCAAGGGCTCGCCCCACGCCCTGCTCGGCGAATGGAGGGTTTCCAACACCATCGATTTCAAGGAAGACGCCCCCGTCCACCAGGAGGG carries:
- a CDS encoding divergent polysaccharide deacetylase family protein, which codes for MRRPSAPVVVIAAGLLAGLVLLVLLQSPRRPGKPATAPEMGLALFEWLSDSRRGADAVHPFQDDRGGWHIRIDLPSSRYTALAPELEAEIKRLGARLESREEERRDGSLRFLWTIRGTDSGRDTKAILLFICPLAAGPAVPPAAGRRPAAAVIIDDAGYNLELVRELAGIGRPLTIAILPDAPLAAETAALAARSGLEVMLHLPLEPAGVAPGAPIDTIRSGMDAETIRAKMEAFLRRVPGARGVNNHTGSRATEDAAVMLSILEVVKAHGLYFVDSRTTRGSVAYTAARALAVPAAERRVFLDQPPGKATVKARLRELFAAARKKGTAIGIGHAKRETVDALREFLARADAEGVELVFASAVVR
- a CDS encoding protein phosphatase 2C domain-containing protein, whose product is MRILMAGLSDIGSRRDLNEDSWLCAELPGPAFLLAVADGIGGHAAGEVASAAAIETLRAVTAERLTAAGAAPDLAAVLEEAFLRANESVFRQSSQTEHLNGMGTTMVAALIAGERAAAANVGDSRLYFVRDKAASQITADHSWAAEQARAGLLTEADVSRSPFRHMVTRSIGYAAALAVDTFVLDLRPGDGLLLSSDGLFGPLEAKDLLKPFRRKKHPEDICRALVRAADKAGSRDNITAVVALVGRP